A DNA window from Fragaria vesca subsp. vesca linkage group LG3, FraVesHawaii_1.0, whole genome shotgun sequence contains the following coding sequences:
- the LOC101297335 gene encoding putative E3 ubiquitin-protein ligase LIN-1-like gives MAASSLRELLTEEAYHRGNNNKVVAKTKKPVKYRVAPDESLALLPIHICHDRKSYDFSKHKAQSSVLRKGSSRRVSSTSERSHTKTVVSEGSSRRTEPAAIDEVATKAVVSILSGYAGRYVKDEEFREEIEEKCRACLARKKRDSDNGVLETLESGVENVNKLVLNPVFSTKAMRKCIENLSRVVASLDANKSKMNASTCGIPNSNLSACAQLYLAIVHKIERNDLVSAKHLLQVFCDSPSLARTHLLPDLWEHLFLPHLLHLKIWYSQEIEVVSHSFEKEKRMKSITKVYNDQMDLGTTKFAQYYKEWLKVGSEAPPVAPEVPLPLVPFSRSRRRRASDSSASHSSLNKNLYQAVFGSTLERRSVGLDDRHGVSNASWDVDEQEKLYEDEAKADNYNSLSCVHREDSTIRKSLSQNHRNPKPELWPESDQTKKSDYFGFFSCQNAPTECLVNRNLIVKSNSVQQEDTSHLPSSNLGSAISILYSSDSLSDCESAVRAITKAWLDSHGDPVIEAILSEPPLIQGMLEVLFASSNDEILELVISVLAEFVARNDQNTKIILNFDPQLEIFMRLLRSSGLFLKAAVLLYLLKPKAKQMKSLEWVALVLRVLEFGDQLQTLFTVRCSPQAAALYLLDQLLTGFDEDRNLENARQVVSLGGLSLLVKQIEKGDTHERNSVASIISCCVRADGNCRNYLADFLDKPSLLELIVLGNGSNSTCSAFALLIEILCLSRRTKITKILDGLKEGCCGLNTMQILLVYLQRASAEERPLVAAILLQLDLMGDPYRCSVYREEAIEAMIGALDCQTCDVKVQERSARSLLMLGGWFSYTGEASTEHWLLQQAGFSYSSRDSFHFREGFLHSNEDEEATENWQRKAAIVLFRSGNKKLLVALSDSIANGIPSLARVSLVTLSWMSSYLSTVGNEHLKSMACSILVPQLLESLKFHKDVEERVLASYSLLNLVKSSGDEYIPMLSSVDREVLSKLQNLSLVTWTANELISIITSNYED, from the exons ATGGCTGCTTCTTCCTTACGAGAGTTACTTACAGAAGAAGCATATCATCGAGGGAACAACAACAAGGTCGTCGCCAAAACCAAAAAGCCAGTCAAATACAGAGTTGCTCCGGATGAGTCTCTGGCTTTGTTGCCTATACATATCTGCCATGATCGAAAAAGCTACGATTTCTCCAAGCACAAGGCTCAAAGCTCTGTTCTGCGAAAAGGGTCGTCTAGAAGAGTGAGTTCTACTTCAGAGAGGTCGCACACCAAGACGGTGGTCTCGGAAGGCAGTTCGAGAAGAACAGAGCCTGCAGCTATTGATGAAGTTGCCACTAAAGCTGTAGTGTCTATTCTCAGCGGATATGCGGGTCGTTATGTAAAGGATGAGGAGTTTAGAGAAGAGATTGAGGAGAAGTGTAGGGCTTGTTTGGCGAGGAAGAAAAGAGATTCGGATAATGGAGTGCTTGAGACTCTGGAATCGGGTGTCGAAAATGTTAACAAGTTGGTGCTGAATCCAGTTTTTTCGACGAAGGCAATGAGAAAATGTATTGAGAATTTGAGCAGAGTTGTTGCTTCTTTGGATGCCAACAAGTCCAAGATGAATGCTTCGACCTGCGGAATACCCAACTCAAATCTCTCTGCTTGTGCTCAGCTCTACTTGGCTATTGTTCACAAGATTGAGAGAAACGACTTGGTTTCTGCTAAGCATTTGCTTCAGGTTTTCTGTGACTCGCCGTCTTTAGCAAGAACTCATTTGCTTCCTGATCTATGGGAACATCTCTTTCTTCCACATCTTCTTCATCTGAAGATTTGGTACAGTCAGGAGATTGAGGTTGTTTCACACTCATTTGAGAAGGAGAAGAGAATGAAATCCATAACCAAAGTCTATAATGACCAAATGGATTTGGGGACTACAAAGTTTGCTCAATACTACAAAGAGTGGCTCAAAGTTGGGTCTGAGGCTCCTCCCGTTGCTCCTGAAGTACCTCTGCCTTTAGTACCATTTAGCAGATCAAGAAGAAGGAGAGCATCCGATTCTTCCGCGTCACATTCCTCATTGAACAAAAATTT ATATCAGGCTGTATTTGGCTCAACACTCGAAAGGCGATCAGTGGGCCTTGATGATCGCCATGGAGTTTCCAATGCTTCTTGGGATGTAGATGAACAGGAGAAGCTGTATGAAGATGAAGCGAAGGCAGACAACTACAACAGTCTCAGTTGTGTTCAT AGGGAGGACAGTACTATACGAAAATCATTGAGCCAAAATCATAGAAATCCAAAACCCGAGTTATGGCCCGAGTCTGATCAGACAAAGAAATCAGACTATTTTGGATTCTTTAGCTGCCAAAATGCACCTACTGAATGCTTGGTGAATAGGAATCTCATAGTTAAGAGTAATTCAGTCCAACAAGAAGACACTTCCCACCTTCCTTCTAGCAATTTAGGCAGTGCTATTAGCATTCTTTACTCGTCGGATAGTCTAAGTGATTGCGAAAGTGCAGTTCGTGCAATTACCAAAGCTTGGTTGGACTCTCATGGTGATCCTGTCATTGAAGCCATTTTATCCGAGCCACCGCTTATCCAGGGAATGCTGGAGGTGTTGTTTGCTTCCTCTAATGATGAAATCTTAGAGCTAGTAATATCGGTTTTAGCTGAATTTGTAGCAAGAAATGACCAGAATACAAAGATAATACTGAACTTTGATCCACAGCTTGAAATCTTCATGAGACTTCTAAGAAGTAGTGGTCTATTTTTGAAAGCAGCTGTTTTGCTTTACCTGTTGAAGCCAAAGGCAAAACAGATGAAATCACTTGAATGGGTGGCACTAGTCCTTCGAGTACTTGAGTTTGGAGACCAGTTGCAGACCCTATTCACCGTACGATGCAGCCCTCAGGCTGCAGCATTGTACCTTTTGGACCAGCTTCTTACAGGTTTTGATGAAGATCGGAACTTAGAGAATGCTAGACAGGTGGTTTCTCTAGGAGGGTTGAGCCTTCTAGTGAAACAAATTGAGAAAGGGGATACTCATGAGAGGAACAGTGTTGCTTCCATCATTTCATGCTGTGTTCGAGCTGATGGAAACTGTCGAAACTACTTAGCTGATTTTCTGGACAAGCCTTCACTTCTTGAACTCATTGTACTCGGAAATGGAAGCAACTCAACTTGTTCTGCATTTGCTCTATTGATTGAAATACTCTGCCTTAGTAG ACGAACGAAGATCACTAAAATCCTAGATGGACTTAAAGAAGGATGCTGTGGCTTGAACACAATGCAAATTTTATTGGTCTATCTGCAGAGAGCTTCGGCCGAAGAGCGGCCCTTAGTTGCAGCCATATTGCTACAACTTGATCTTATG GGAGATCCTTATAGATGCAGTGTATATAGGGAAGAAGCCATTGAAGCAATGATAGGCGCTTTAGATTGTCAAACTTGTGATGTAAAAGTCCAAGAACGGTCAGCGAGATCTCTCTTAATGTTGGGAGGCTGGTTTTCATACACAGGAGAGGCATCAACAGAACATTGGCTTCTACAACAAGCAGGTTTCAGCTATTCGTCAAGGGATTCATTTCACTTCAGAGAAGGTTTTTTACACTCG AACGAAGACGAAGAAGCAACAGAAAATTGGCAAAGGAAAGCAGCCATTGTTTTGTTTAGAAGCGGTAACAAGAAATTATTGGTGGCCCTTTCGGATTCCATAGCAAATGGCATCCCGAGTTTAGCACGAGTGAGCCTTGTGACATTATCATGGATGAGTAGCTATCTCAGTACAGTGGGAAATGAACATTTGAAGTCCATGGCATGCTCAATTCTGGTGCCTCAGTTGCTCGAGTCACTGAAGTTTCACAAAGATGTGGAGGAAAGAGTACTTGCTTCATACTCATTATTGAACCTTGTAAAAAGTTCAG GTGATGAATACATCCCCATGCTCTCATCAGTGGACAGAGAGGTTCTCAGCAAACTCCAGAACCTCTCCTTAGTGACATGGACAGCTAATGAGCTTATTTCAATCATCACAAGCAACTATGAGGACTAG